The Manis javanica isolate MJ-LG chromosome 13, MJ_LKY, whole genome shotgun sequence region agaccagaggacacaggacaaatccagaccacatccacacctgcaagaacccagcaccttgcaaagggggagaggaaggccacaaaccaacaagaagggaagctcttccagcagtcactcgtaccagctctggaaactatcactatcaccatgaaaaggcaaaactacaggcagacaaagatcacagagacaacacctgagaaggagacacaccgaaccagtcctcctgaaaaagaattcaaaataaaaatcatgaacatgctgacagagatgcagagaaaaacgcaagagcaatgggatgaagtccggagggagatcacagatgtcaggaaggagatcacagaagtgaaacaatccctggaaggatttagaagcggaatggataagatgcaagaggccattgaaggaatagaagccagagaacaggagcgtatagaagctgacatagagagagataaaaggatctccaggaatgaaacaacacaaagagaactatgtgaccaatccaaaaggaataatgttcgtattataggggtaccagaagaggaagaaagaggaaaagggaaagaaagtctctttaaagaaataattgctgaaaacttccccaaactgggggaggaaataatcaaacagaccatggaattacacagaacccccaacagaaaggatccaaggaggacaacaccaagacacatagtaattacaatggcaaggataaaggacaaggaaagacttttaaaggcagctagagagaaaaaggtcacctataaaggaaaacctatcaggctaacatcagacttctcaatagaaaccctacaggccagaagagaatggcatgatatacgtaatgcaatgaaacagaagggacttgaaccaagaatactgtatccagcatgactatcatttaaatatgaggacgggattgaacaatttccagacaagcaaaagatgagggaatttgcttcccacaaatcacctctacagggcatcctacagggactgctctaaatgggagcacccctaaaaagagcacagaacaaaacacacaacatataaagaatggatgaggaggaataagtagggagagaagaaaagaatcttcagacagtgtatataacagctcaataagcaagctaagttaggcagtaagatactaaagaagctaaccttgaacctttggtaaccacgaatctaaagcctgcaatggcaataaggacatatctctcaatagtcaccctaaatgtaaatggacttaatgcaccaatcaaaagacacagagtaatagaatggataaaaaagcaagacccatctatatgctgcttacaagaaacttaccttaaacccaaagacaagcatagactaaaagtcaagggatggaaaaacatatttcaggcaaacaacagtgagaagaaagcaggggttgcagtactaatatcagacaaaatagacttcaaaacaaagaaagtaacaagagataaagaaggatactacataatgataaaggtctcagtccaacaagaggatataaccattctaaatatatatgcacccaatacaggagcaccagcatatgtgaagcaaatactaacagaactaaagagggaaatagactgcaatgcattcattttaggaaacttcaacatgcaactcaccccaaaggatagatccgcggggcagaaaataagtaatgaaacacaggcactgaacaacacactagaacaaatggacctaatagacatctatagaactctacatccaaaagcaacaggatatacattcttctcaagtgcacatggaacattcttcagaatagaccacatactagctcacaaaaagagcctcagtaaattccaaaatattgaaatactaccaaccaatttttcagaccacaaaggtatgaaagtagatataaattctacaaagaaaacaaaaaggctcacaaacacatggaggcttaacaacatcctactaaataatcaatggatcaatgaacaaatcaaaatagagatcaaggaatatatagaaacaaatgacaacaacaacacaaagccccaacttctgtggaacgcagcgaaagcagtcttaagaggaaagtatatagcaatccaggcacacatgaagaaggaagaacaatcccaaatgaatagtctaacatcacaattattgaaactggaaaaagaagaacaaatgaggcctaaagtcagcagaaggagggacataataaagatcagagaagaaatcaacaaaattgagaagaataaaacaatagcaaaaataaatgaaaccaagagctggttctttgagaaaataaacaaaatagataatcctctagccaaacttattaagagaaaaagagaatcaacacaaatcaacataatcagaaatgagaatggaaaaatcacgacagactccacagaaatacaaaaaattattaaagactactatgaacacctatatgccaacaagctggaaaacctagaagaaatggacaacttcctagaaaaatacaacctcccaagactgaccaaggaagaaacacaaaacctaaacaaaccaattacaagcaaagaaattgaaacggtaatccaaaaactacccaagaacaaaaccctggggccggacggatttacctcagaattttatcagacacacagagaagacataataccattctccttaaagtgttccaaaaaatagaagaagagggaatactcccaaactcattctatgaagccaacatcactctaataccaaaaccaggcaaagaccccaccaaaaaagaaaattacagaccaatatccttgatgaatgtagatgcaaaaatactcaataaaatattagcaaacagaattcaacagtatatcaaaaggatcatacaccatgaaaaagtgggattcatcccagggatgtaaggatgttacaacattcgaaaatccatcaacatcatccaccacatcaacaaaaagaaggacaaaaaccacatgatcatctccatagatgctgaaaaagcatttgacaaaattcaacatccattcatgataaaaactctcagcaaaatgggaacagagggcaagtacctcaacataataaaggccatatatgataaacccacagctaacatcatactgaacagtgagaggctcaaagcatttcctctgagatcgggaacaaggcaaggatgcccactctccccactgttatttaacatagtactggaggtcctggccatggcaatcagacaaaacaaagaaatacaaggaatccagattggtaaagaagaagttaaactgtcactatttgcagatgatatgatactgtacataaaaaaccctaaagactccactccaaaactactagaactgatatcggaatacagcaaagttgcaggatacaaaattaacacagaaatctgtagctttcctatacactaacaatgaatcaaaagaaagagaaatcaggaaaacaattccattcaccattgcatcaaaaagaataaaatacctaggaataaatctaaccaagaagtgaaagacctttaccctgaaaacattaagacactcttaagagaaattaaagaggtcactaacaaatggaaactcatcccatactcctggctaggaagaattaatatcgtcaaaatggccatcctgcccaaagcaatatacagatttgatgcaatccctatcaaattaccagcaacattcttcaatgaattggaacaaataattcaaaaattcatatggaaacagcaaagaccccgaatagccaaagtaatcctgaaaaagaagaataaagtagtgggaacctcactcccaaacttcaagctctactacaaagccatagtaatcaagacaatttggtactggcacaagaacagagccataaaccattggaacagattagagactccagaaattaacccaaacatatatggtcaattaatatttgataaaggagccatggacatacaatggcaaaatgacagtctcttcaacagatggtgctggcaaaactggacagctacatgtaagagaatgaagctggaccattgtctaaccccatatacataggtaaactcaaaatggatcaaagacctgaatgtaagtcatgaaaccattaaactctaggaaaaaaacataggcaaaaacctcttagacataaacatgggtgacctcttcttgaacatatctccccgggcaaggaaaacaacagcaaaaatgagcaagtgggactacattaagctgaaaagcttctgtagagcgaaagacaccattaatagaacaaaaaagaaccctacagtatgggagaatatatttgaaaatgacagatccgataaaggcttgatgtccagaatatataaagagctcacacgcctcaacaaacaaaaaacaaataacccaattaaaaaatgggcagaggaactgaacagacagttctctaaagaagaaatacaaatggccaagagacacatgaaaatatgctccacatcgctaattatcagagaaatgcaaattaaaactacaatgaggtatcacctcacaccagtaaggatagctgccatccaaaagacaaacaacaacaaatgttggcgaggctgtggagaaaggggaaccctcctacactgctggtgggaatgtaaattagttcaaccattgtggaaagcagtatggaggtgcatcaaaatgctcaaaacagacctaccatttgacccaggaattccactcctaggaatttaccctaagaacacagcaatcaagtttgagaaagacagatgcacccctatgtttatcgcagcactatttacaatagccaagaattggaagcaacctaaatgtccatcgctagaggaatggataaagaagatgtggtacatatacacattggaatactactcagccataagaagtggaaaaatccaaccatttgcagcaacatggatggagctggagagtattatgctcagtgaaataagccaagtggagaaagagaaataccaaatgatttcactcatctgaggagtataagaacgaaggaaaaactgaaggaacaaaacagcagcggaattacagaacccaaaaatggactaacaggtaccaaagggaaaggaactggggaggatgggtgggcagggagggataagggggggaagaagaaggggggtattaagattagcatgcatggggggagggagaaaggggagggtgggctgcacaacacagagaggacaagtagtgattctacaacattttgctaagctgatggacagtaaccataatgtggttgttaggggggacctgatataggggagagcatagtaaacatagtattcttcatgtaagtgtagattaaaaattaaaaaaaaagaaagaaagaaagaaagaaagaaagaaagaaaagggggattactccttgataggataaaactattggtaaatcaaagatcaatgcatgctttaaatatccttaatgttgatcacttaaagggtgtcacatgatcagctatggaggtactcttttctgataatattcctttctcttaataaaaaaaaaaaaagcagttactgtgtgctgacctccaatgagttctgcacagtggtatagagggcatgtcaaagtgtgggcaaagggtctgtttatttctatgcaggagatcaaggccaagcttggatacccagaaaatgaactaagatacgatatgaggaggagcttccggcatcagcactctctggaggacttgtgccaggggatgatcatcaaaaagcctccacagggatccgggcgatgctgcggtcgtggctgcgtccaccccaccgtctcctggacttgccataggaatgaggagggagatgtctaggctggcatgtgcatacagtgagacaacgaatttgaccagatctgtactgttggaactcaaccaggagttgggaggggtgcaaggtgtagcactccaaaatcttatgactatagactatctatggttaaaagaacatatgggatgtgaacagattccagaaatgggctgctttaatttgtctgatttctctcagactgttcaagtgcagttggacaatatccatcatatcatagacaaattttcacaaatgcctagggtgcctaaatgtttttcttggcttcactggagatggatggtaattataggtttgctttgtttatgtcacctattcctattatgttaatatgtgtgcgcaaattagttagtagtttaaaacctatacatacttaaggtactctacaagaagatatgtcaaagaaataatcaatcctcccatgtttccttccatatgctacatctgtagcttttcttctttcttcctaattacaacccttaaatagaattcgtgcctcatatcgaatttaccgagtatcataattcctccaggtggtaaagatacctcgagacaagtgctgggcatagaagccacagggcataaatctgcaaagaagtaaaaagctaaacatttcaaacaatatggcttctctctcacttaccaactttacatttccctgtatggccccgaaagatgactggttagccagagacgagtaagattcctcaatggaggaacaacctaagacaggcacagtcgcaggggggccatcaggtgagaaattggggatcaacagaggtgaggctcagaacctcatccctcctgctttgagagaaatcttctgcatccgtggatgttttgctgcccttgtctagcttggattaatacttagtcccataggcacacacctgatcatctacatttgccctcttacagcactaaactatgttttctacctttaccttgcatctacctaccacttcagcattttatagaaaataaaaataataataataataaagggagaaatgtgggatccacatataaatcaagtacaaaaatcaaacgaatattcatatttgacctgattgtttataggtcataatgcgtgatcaaaaccaaaagtttctgtgatgaatgcccttgtactgttcaccatgtaagaatttattcattatgtaagaattcgttcaccatgtaagaacttgttcgttatgcttcagaagattggagactgacgagaattagacttgagatggattaatgattgtacattgagcattgacccccctatactgaattttattgttgttaacaaccatttgatcaataaatatgagagatgccctctcaaaaaaaaaaaaaaaggaaaaaagatacttCCCAACAAACAATAGTCCCACTCgaactttaaaatattctctgatttatgcCAGGATATATGTAAGAGAACAGTCAAacaactttattcataacagtTACATAAACTATTTGCCAAAAAATTAATCATCAGAAAGCCTCTTTTTAAATCTAGCCATATGTAATATAGAGAGCATTGAAAATAAATAGATAGCTGCTAAACCCAACAACACGAATGAACCTCAGAGGTACAATGAGGAAAATAACAATCGAGAAGTGATATCCACTAATTAAGTTGAAACTTTAACaaggacaaaaataaacaaatcttttTAATACACTGTTTTCATGTACATACAATAGCAATAAAAAGAtgcatgaaattataaaaatggctTTTTTGTAGTAGAAAATGTACAATACAGAAACTAAGTATTGGCTGTCTCAAAATGATTTATCTGCATGGTTTCACTGCTCCCACCTTCTCTTTGTGTCTTTTCTGTATTGGTCTTTATTTTGGGGATACACATacttacattcactgtccattcCTCCAGATAATCCAGCTGAAGGGCCTTCACTGAAAGACTCTTTTCCTAAATAAGTACCACTGACTTTAGTATCatacaaattaatatttatatgataTCACAGTAAGGAGAATTAGGATGTGACCATATATCTTGAAGACCAGCATATATGTCTTCTGTTGGTGCTATGCAAAGGTACAGCATCAACTAAAAAAGGAGAGGACAGTCAGGTTTCTGTCTGGGCATTATGTCAATGAATGATACCTGTATCTGCTTCCCATTGATGAATCTCAAATATCTCACAATCATCTCAAACCACTGATATAATCCAATTATGTGCATTTTATAGTTCATGTAAATGAGTGTGATGGATGCTAAGGTTGCCTCAGAAAAGGATGTTTTACTAATGACTAGTCTCACTGAGTACTAAATTGGGGATtgaaaggataaaacaaaagttgGTCTCTAGAAACTACCAAAGCTGTCATCCTTTTCCTATCCTGTCCACCTTGTGCAATGGTCCTTGTTTAGAGCATAATATGCAGTAATACCAATAAAACTGGAACTCCTGACTCCACATTGCTTCTATGGACCCTGAGCAAAGAAACTAAGTTGAGAGAACTGAAATCATTATCAAACATCATGGAGGTAGACAAAAAGCATCAACATGTTTCAATCCCACACTGAAATGCAATTGGCcattatatcatttaatcattttaagaGGAACATGGTGGTGGAAGAAACAGACACCTGGCTCACCCAGGAATCCTGTCACTTTGACTCATTCAATGAAAACAAGTTCAAAGCAGGTGACACCATTAAAGACAGAAGTATCCTACTGATTATTTTCCTCAAGGCCCTATTCatgtccctgttcctcaggctgtagatgaaggggttcaacaattgtggaactATGATATACATAACTGAAGCCACTGCAGCCTTCTTGGGAGAGTCAGTAACTGCAGAGCTAATGTAAACTCCAAAAGATGTCCCATAGAACAAGGAAACAACAGACAGGTGAGACCCACAGGTGGAAAAAGCTTTATGTTTACCCTCCACTGAGGGCATTCTCAAAATGGAAGAGAGAATTTGAGTATAAGAGAAAATTACCCAAAATAAAGCAATACCCCCAAATAGGCCAGACACAAAATACAAAAGGATGTTATTAATGAGGGTATCAGAGCAGGCCAGCTTGAAGACCTGAGCAAGTTCACAGAAGAACTGGTGGACTTCCAGGTCCCCACAGAAGGACAGCCTCAGCACCATCAGACTGTGGAGCAGGGCATTCCCAGTGCTAAGGAGTAGAGATAGAAGAATGAGCAGAACACAGAGTTGGGGGTTCATAATGACCGTGTACCTAAGGGGGtgacagatggccacgtagcgatCATAGGCCATTGCTGCAAGGAGACAACTTTCAAAACCAATAAAATCCACGACAAAGCAGATCTGGAGGATGCAGCCTGTGTAACTGATGTACTGACTCTGTGCTTGGATGTTCACCAGCATTTTGGGGACTGTGGTTGTGCTTAAACAGATGTCAGTAAAGGATAagttggagaggaagaagtacatgggggtgtggaggtgggggtcagagctgacagccaggatgatgagcaggttccccagaATGCTGACCAGGTACATGGACAGAAAGAGCCCAAAGAGGATGGGCTGCAGTTCTGGATCCTCTGTCAATCCCAGGAGGACGAATTCTGAGACATCTGTGTGATTTGTGGGCTTCATGTTGTTGATGAACCTGATGTAAAAGAGGtagtgaaaataaaagaaaacagtttctgtttgaacagctGCTAAATCAtctgggaatttgttagaaatgaaaactcTGTGTACTACTGAAGGCTTACTGTAGACAAACTCAGCATGTGGACCAGCATGGtatgttttaacaagccctccacaTAAATTTGAAATTCACTAATATTTGGGAAATCAgtggttaaaacaaaacaaacaccctCTATGTATATTGTGAACCAATCTGTCCCTCTACTAATTTCTCCCTCATAACCATCTCTCACACCAATTCTT contains the following coding sequences:
- the LOC108407012 gene encoding olfactory receptor 7G2-like, whose product is MKPTNHTDVSEFVLLGLTEDPELQPILFGLFLSMYLVSILGNLLIILAVSSDPHLHTPMYFFLSNLSFTDICLSTTTVPKMLVNIQAQSQYISYTGCILQICFVVDFIGFESCLLAAMAYDRYVAICHPLRYTVIMNPQLCVLLILLSLLLSTGNALLHSLMVLRLSFCGDLEVHQFFCELAQVFKLACSDTLINNILLYFVSGLFGGIALFWVIFSYTQILSSILRMPSVEGKHKAFSTCGSHLSVVSLFYGTSFGVYISSAVTDSPKKAAVASVMYIIVPQLLNPFIYSLRNRDMNRALRKIISRILLSLMVSPALNLFSLNESK